From Paenibacillus sp. V4I7, one genomic window encodes:
- a CDS encoding allantoinase, whose protein sequence is MTNQFDLVIRKGTVVLRDEVRQLDIGIQGGKIAALGENLVYSEDTPVYDAEHLHIMPGMVDAHVHFNEPALGHWEGFATGSAALAAGGCTTYIDMPLNGVPPTVRLSALERKLAAAEGESVVDYALWGGLVPGNVGNLQELAEAGVIGFKAFMSCPGGEGEDIFVEVDDLTLYEGMKEISRLGLVLALHAESEEIVSKLAAQALAEGRRGALNFVATRPIAAELEAVNRALFYAEQTGCKLHFVHISSVEAVQAITEAKAKGLDVTVETCPHYLVLTSADLERLGAVAKCAPPLRTSEDQARLWAALADGQLDILASDHSPCPTHMKEGDFFEAWGGISGAQSSLELMLDEGYLRREVPLPMLSRMLSLEPAKRFGLHPRKGEIALGADADLALVDMKLGYSLQESDLLYRHKHSPYVGKAFGCRVKATFLRGAKVYELGVGVEEKADGIWMPHAAVIGGEEGG, encoded by the coding sequence ATGACTAATCAATTTGACCTCGTAATTCGGAAAGGTACTGTAGTCCTGAGAGATGAAGTACGCCAGTTAGACATCGGTATTCAAGGTGGCAAAATTGCTGCGCTAGGCGAAAACCTCGTATACTCGGAGGATACACCTGTCTATGATGCAGAGCATTTGCACATTATGCCGGGGATGGTTGACGCACATGTTCATTTCAATGAACCAGCACTTGGTCACTGGGAAGGGTTTGCTACCGGATCCGCGGCGCTTGCGGCTGGCGGATGCACGACCTATATCGACATGCCGCTGAATGGCGTGCCTCCCACCGTTCGCTTGAGCGCACTTGAACGCAAGCTGGCAGCAGCTGAAGGCGAATCTGTAGTGGATTATGCCCTGTGGGGCGGACTTGTTCCCGGCAATGTGGGCAATCTTCAAGAGCTGGCGGAAGCTGGCGTCATTGGATTTAAGGCGTTCATGTCTTGTCCTGGCGGAGAAGGGGAAGATATTTTCGTTGAGGTGGACGACCTGACTCTTTACGAAGGGATGAAGGAAATTTCCCGCTTGGGGCTAGTGCTTGCACTTCATGCCGAAAGCGAGGAGATCGTATCCAAGCTGGCTGCGCAAGCACTTGCGGAAGGCAGACGCGGGGCGCTCAACTTCGTTGCGACGAGACCGATTGCAGCTGAGCTTGAGGCGGTGAACCGCGCACTGTTCTACGCTGAGCAAACGGGCTGCAAGCTGCACTTCGTGCATATCAGCAGCGTTGAAGCTGTGCAGGCCATCACGGAGGCGAAGGCTAAAGGGCTGGACGTCACGGTAGAAACGTGCCCGCATTACTTAGTGCTTACTAGCGCCGATTTGGAGCGGCTTGGTGCGGTTGCCAAGTGTGCGCCTCCGCTGCGCACATCGGAAGATCAAGCTCGGCTGTGGGCGGCGCTGGCAGATGGGCAATTGGACATTCTCGCCTCAGATCATTCGCCATGCCCTACTCATATGAAGGAAGGGGATTTCTTCGAGGCGTGGGGCGGGATATCCGGCGCACAAAGCTCGCTGGAGCTTATGCTGGACGAAGGCTACCTACGCAGAGAGGTGCCGCTGCCTATGTTGTCGCGGATGCTATCCCTTGAGCCAGCCAAGCGGTTTGGCCTGCATCCCCGCAAAGGTGAAATCGCTTTAGGCGCGGATGCTGATTTAGCTCTAGTGGATATGAAGCTGGGCTACTCTCTTCAGGAGAGTGATTTGCTTTACCGCCATAAACATAGCCCTTATGTAGGGAAAGCGTTCGGATGTCGGGTGAAGGCGACCTTCTTACGAGGTGCTAAGGTGTATGAGCTTGGTGTAGGGGTAGAGGAGAAAGCAGACGGGATTTGGATGCCCCACGCAGCAGTGATCGGGGGTGAGGAAGGTGGCTAA
- the uraH gene encoding hydroxyisourate hydrolase gives MSAGLTSHVLDISSGRPASGVRIDLFRLQDGRSELLRSEVTNEDGRLQGPMLSEDDLTPGVYELVFHIGDYFRRISTNLAEPAFLDQVPVRFGISTQDAHYHVPLLIAPWGYNTYRGS, from the coding sequence ATGAGCGCTGGTTTAACATCGCACGTACTGGATATTAGCAGTGGACGACCGGCTAGTGGAGTGAGGATTGATTTGTTTCGCCTCCAAGACGGGCGCTCAGAACTGCTTCGCTCGGAGGTTACGAATGAGGATGGTCGCCTTCAGGGGCCAATGCTTAGTGAGGATGATTTGACACCGGGAGTTTACGAGCTGGTCTTTCATATAGGTGATTATTTCAGAAGAATCTCGACTAACCTTGCAGAGCCAGCGTTTCTGGATCAAGTACCGGTTCGTTTTGGTATATCGACTCAAGATGCTCATTATCATGTGCCGCTGCTAATCGCACCATGGGGATATAACACATATCGAGGAAGTTAA
- the pucL gene encoding factor-independent urate hydroxylase, which produces MKLTLHKVNELNQEDFIDMFGPLFEHSPWVAERAWISQPFATEQELISALEREVWRADRMEQLALLRAHPDLGTRVRMTDHSVQEQSGAGLNQLTAEEYEQFLAYNKQYTDAFEFPFIMAVKGQTKETIREAIRTRIHRDKEEELGKALQEVCKIGRFRLEAVLINEAEAKAMKQANGSERIMYYGKGDVWVYRSYAKPLTNLTLIPESGFTGRDNVLFGMNIKVAVSGEKFFTSFTEGDNSMVVATDSMKNFILRKAGEYEGATAEGFLEFTGRRFLETYPQMTGVRMTADQVSFEVLPVPGVKGFAGSDLVYRYSQNEHPTALVEVVRMDEGIAVVEHAGGIADLKLIKVKGSSFAGFVRDEYTTLPESFDRPLFIFLDIAWSYEEVADALDSDLGRYVAAEQIRDIAHTVFHEQHSPSIQNLIYRIGQRSLIRFPQLKEIRFESNNRTWETILEQASVGEGKVFTEPRPPYGFQGFSMTKSDLEGL; this is translated from the coding sequence GTGAAGCTGACGCTGCATAAAGTGAATGAATTGAATCAGGAAGATTTCATCGATATGTTCGGCCCTCTATTTGAACACTCACCTTGGGTGGCAGAGCGGGCATGGATCTCGCAGCCTTTTGCAACGGAGCAGGAGTTGATCAGTGCTTTGGAACGAGAGGTTTGGCGTGCTGATCGGATGGAGCAGCTAGCATTGCTTAGAGCGCATCCAGATTTAGGGACGCGAGTGCGGATGACCGATCATTCTGTTCAGGAGCAGTCCGGGGCCGGTTTGAACCAATTAACAGCTGAAGAATATGAGCAATTTCTAGCCTACAACAAGCAGTATACGGATGCCTTTGAATTTCCTTTTATAATGGCGGTCAAAGGCCAGACCAAAGAGACCATTCGAGAAGCGATTCGCACTCGGATACACCGAGATAAGGAAGAAGAGCTGGGGAAAGCATTGCAGGAGGTTTGTAAAATTGGGCGGTTTCGCCTAGAAGCTGTGTTAATCAATGAAGCGGAGGCGAAAGCGATGAAACAAGCGAACGGATCAGAGAGAATCATGTATTACGGCAAAGGTGATGTATGGGTATATCGTTCCTATGCGAAGCCGCTGACGAATCTGACGTTAATACCGGAATCGGGTTTCACCGGACGAGATAATGTGTTGTTCGGAATGAATATCAAAGTGGCGGTTAGCGGTGAGAAGTTCTTCACTTCTTTTACCGAAGGGGACAACTCGATGGTTGTTGCTACGGATTCGATGAAAAATTTCATTCTGCGCAAAGCCGGAGAATATGAAGGCGCTACAGCTGAAGGGTTTCTGGAGTTCACCGGCCGCCGCTTCCTAGAGACGTACCCACAAATGACGGGTGTGAGGATGACAGCAGATCAAGTTTCTTTTGAAGTGCTGCCTGTTCCTGGGGTAAAAGGATTCGCCGGCAGTGATCTGGTTTACCGTTATTCGCAAAATGAACATCCGACCGCACTGGTTGAAGTCGTGCGCATGGATGAGGGGATTGCTGTAGTGGAACATGCGGGCGGCATCGCTGATTTGAAGCTGATTAAAGTAAAAGGAAGTTCCTTCGCGGGCTTCGTTCGAGATGAGTATACGACGCTTCCGGAATCTTTTGACCGTCCTTTATTTATTTTCTTAGATATTGCTTGGAGTTATGAAGAAGTGGCGGATGCCCTAGACTCTGACCTCGGACGCTATGTGGCTGCTGAGCAAATTCGTGATATTGCGCATACCGTATTCCATGAGCAGCATTCACCGTCGATCCAAAATCTTATTTATCGAATTGGGCAGCGCTCGCTCATTCGTTTCCCTCAATTAAAAGAAATTCGTTTTGAATCTAATAATCGTACGTGGGAAACGATTTTGGAGCAAGCATCCGTTGGTGAGGGCAAGGTGTTTACAGAGCCTAGACCGCCTTATGGTTTCCAAGGCTTTTCCATGACAAAGAGTGACCTGGAGGGCCTATGA